A DNA window from Mesorhizobium sp. C432A contains the following coding sequences:
- a CDS encoding zinc-binding dehydrogenase, translating to MAIPSDMRALLLIGDGYTRTPSGSVLEAMEPYLTLGSIGVPTPGPSQVLIKVSLASINPSDVMFIKGQYGQPRAKGQPAGFEGVGTVVASGDEPYAKSLIGKRIAFTTGVTNWGAWADYAVAEAAGCIPLLDTVRDEDGAAMIVNPLTALAMFDIVKETGEKAFIMTAGASQLCKLIAGLAKEAGFRPIVTVRRDEQIPLLKEIGAAHVLNEKAPDFKAALRDVVKAEQPRIFLDAVTGPLASAIFDAMPKRSRWIIYGRLDLDTTVIREPGQMIFQHKHIEGFWLVEWMRQFRDKRGPAIMEAQKRFSDGRWSTDVTAVLPLDEAMAKAPAELAKPNGKVFIRP from the coding sequence ATGGCGATCCCCTCAGACATGAGAGCACTGCTGCTGATCGGCGACGGCTACACCAGGACGCCCTCCGGCAGCGTGCTGGAGGCGATGGAGCCGTATCTCACGCTGGGCAGCATTGGCGTGCCGACGCCCGGACCGAGCCAGGTGCTGATCAAGGTCAGCCTCGCCTCGATCAACCCGTCCGACGTCATGTTCATCAAGGGCCAGTACGGTCAGCCGCGCGCCAAGGGCCAGCCGGCCGGCTTCGAGGGTGTCGGCACGGTCGTTGCCAGCGGCGACGAGCCCTATGCGAAAAGCCTGATCGGCAAGCGCATCGCCTTCACCACAGGCGTCACCAATTGGGGCGCGTGGGCGGACTATGCAGTTGCCGAAGCCGCCGGCTGCATTCCGCTGCTCGACACGGTCCGCGACGAGGATGGCGCGGCGATGATCGTCAACCCGCTCACGGCGCTCGCCATGTTCGACATCGTCAAGGAGACGGGCGAAAAAGCCTTCATCATGACCGCCGGCGCCAGCCAGCTTTGCAAGCTGATCGCGGGTCTCGCCAAGGAGGCTGGGTTCCGGCCGATCGTCACCGTGCGCCGCGACGAGCAGATTCCGCTGTTGAAGGAGATCGGGGCTGCCCATGTGCTCAACGAGAAGGCGCCGGATTTCAAGGCAGCACTACGCGATGTGGTCAAGGCCGAGCAGCCGCGCATCTTCCTCGATGCCGTGACCGGGCCGCTGGCCTCGGCGATCTTCGACGCCATGCCGAAGCGCTCGCGCTGGATCATCTATGGACGGCTCGATCTGGACACCACTGTCATCCGTGAGCCCGGCCAGATGATCTTCCAACACAAGCACATTGAAGGCTTCTGGCTGGTCGAATGGATGCGCCAGTTCCGCGACAAGCGCGGCCCGGCGATCATGGAAGCACAGAAGCGCTTTTCGGATGGGCGCTGGTCAACCGACGTGACGGCGGTGCTGCCGCTGGATGAGGCGATGGCGAAGGCCCCGGCGGAGCTGGCCAAGCCGAACGGGAAGGTGTTTATTAGGCCGTGA
- a CDS encoding efflux RND transporter permease subunit, with protein MTAPVSTASETGFTALFIRRPVMAFVLNTLIAVAGLAAFYGVEIRELPDVDRAVVTVSTAFEGAAAETVDRELTDTIEGAVARVSGVKSISSTSSFGQSRVTIEFNDGVDLNVAASDVRDAVGRVANMIPETADPPRIVKADANSDAVMRLAVTSDTMSVQDMTVIVQDQIEDELAAVPGVADVQVYGDRDKIFRIDVDQNKLASLGFTVADLRAALASVAFDSPAGSITTTNQDLIVRTTADVTTPEEFENIIIGGTTRIRDVATVTLGPDIGQTSLRSDGKTGIGLGIIRQAESNTLDISTGVKAAVAKLQENLPKGMSIKITSDDAVFVNGAVHEVEIALGLSISMVLIVIYIFLLDWRATLIPGLSMPVAMIGTIAAIYLAGFSINILTLLALVLATGLVVDDAIVVLENIVRRRNEGMGPRAAAVLGAQEVFFAVIATTLTLVAVFVPISFLPGQTGGLFREFGFVLAMSVLLSCVVALTLCPMLASRMLTGASLHHEGGHGIGARVGGALNAAYKRALHACLGAPWIVLLVAVLFAGVAFSLFGTIRQELTPSEDRAVVLLRINAPQGVSLDYTTQQMQKIERLIQPLRDSGEIVSTFENAGQNGAYNSGFMVMTLAPWDERTRSQQEIMAQISQLTRQVPSVRIFPVQANSLGIRGAGNGLQFALVGNDRKALGDAAVKIIARMQADPRFQTPRLSIDPTQPQLAVAIDRERASDLGIDISGLANTLQAMLDGNDVVDVYIADRSYGVKLVSTTNPINDPTDLENIFLKTADGRFVPMSTIATLTERAVPPSLTREQQQPSVAITSNLNGNFALGDALGVAEQIAAPLLPPGSRVLPLAEAATLGETNSAMITIFGFALVIILLVLAAQFESFVSAVIIMATVPLGLACAIFALLLSGTSLNAYSQIGLVLLVGVMAKNGILIVEFANQLRDRGLGVREAIEQASIIRLRPVMMTMICTILGGVPLVLAAGAGAEARIALGWVIVGGLGLATVSTLFLTPVAYLLLGRFVTPKTHEEARLKRELEEAAYANVEPAE; from the coding sequence ATGACTGCACCCGTCAGCACCGCCAGCGAAACCGGCTTCACCGCACTCTTCATCCGCAGGCCGGTTATGGCCTTCGTGCTGAACACGCTGATCGCAGTGGCCGGCCTTGCCGCTTTCTATGGCGTCGAAATCCGCGAACTGCCCGATGTCGACCGCGCCGTGGTCACCGTGTCGACGGCCTTCGAGGGTGCCGCCGCCGAAACCGTCGACCGTGAACTGACCGACACCATCGAGGGCGCGGTCGCCCGCGTCTCCGGCGTCAAGTCGATCTCGTCGACCTCTTCCTTCGGCCAGAGCCGCGTCACCATCGAGTTCAACGACGGCGTCGATTTGAACGTCGCCGCCTCCGACGTGCGCGACGCGGTCGGCCGTGTCGCCAACATGATACCGGAGACCGCCGACCCGCCGCGCATCGTCAAGGCCGATGCCAATTCCGATGCCGTGATGCGACTGGCCGTCACCTCCGACACCATGTCGGTGCAGGACATGACGGTGATCGTCCAGGACCAGATCGAGGACGAACTGGCTGCCGTGCCTGGCGTCGCCGACGTTCAGGTCTATGGCGACCGCGACAAGATCTTCCGCATCGATGTCGACCAGAACAAGCTCGCCAGCCTCGGCTTCACTGTGGCCGATCTGAGGGCAGCGCTTGCCTCGGTCGCTTTCGATTCACCAGCCGGTTCGATCACCACCACCAACCAGGATCTCATCGTCCGCACCACGGCCGATGTGACGACGCCGGAAGAATTCGAAAACATCATCATCGGCGGCACGACGCGCATCCGCGACGTCGCCACCGTCACGCTCGGTCCCGACATCGGCCAGACCTCGTTGCGCTCCGACGGCAAGACCGGCATTGGCCTTGGCATCATCCGCCAGGCGGAATCGAACACGCTGGATATTTCCACCGGAGTGAAGGCAGCCGTCGCCAAGCTGCAGGAAAACCTGCCCAAGGGCATGTCGATCAAGATCACCAGCGACGACGCAGTCTTCGTCAACGGCGCCGTGCACGAGGTCGAGATCGCGCTCGGCCTGTCGATCTCCATGGTGCTGATCGTCATCTACATCTTCCTGCTCGACTGGCGCGCGACGCTGATCCCTGGTCTGTCAATGCCGGTCGCCATGATTGGCACCATCGCCGCCATCTATCTCGCCGGCTTCTCCATCAACATCCTGACGCTTCTGGCGCTGGTGCTGGCAACCGGCCTTGTCGTCGACGACGCCATCGTCGTTCTGGAAAACATCGTGCGACGGCGCAACGAAGGCATGGGGCCTCGTGCCGCCGCCGTGCTCGGCGCCCAAGAAGTGTTCTTCGCAGTCATCGCCACGACGCTGACGCTCGTTGCCGTTTTCGTGCCGATCTCCTTCCTGCCGGGACAGACCGGCGGCCTGTTTCGCGAATTCGGCTTCGTCCTCGCCATGTCGGTGCTGCTCTCCTGCGTGGTGGCGCTGACGCTGTGCCCGATGCTGGCCTCGCGCATGTTGACCGGCGCATCGCTCCACCATGAAGGCGGTCACGGCATTGGCGCGCGCGTCGGTGGCGCGCTGAACGCGGCCTACAAGCGCGCCCTGCATGCCTGCCTCGGCGCGCCGTGGATCGTGCTGCTGGTTGCGGTGCTGTTTGCGGGCGTCGCCTTCAGCCTGTTCGGCACCATCCGCCAGGAACTGACGCCGAGCGAGGACCGCGCCGTCGTGCTGTTGCGCATCAACGCGCCGCAAGGCGTCAGCCTCGATTACACCACGCAGCAGATGCAGAAGATCGAGCGGCTGATCCAGCCGCTGCGCGATTCCGGCGAGATCGTCTCGACCTTCGAAAACGCCGGCCAGAACGGCGCCTACAATTCCGGCTTCATGGTGATGACGCTGGCGCCGTGGGACGAGCGCACGCGCAGCCAGCAGGAGATCATGGCGCAGATAAGCCAGCTGACCCGGCAGGTGCCATCCGTGCGCATCTTCCCGGTGCAGGCCAATAGCCTCGGCATTCGCGGCGCCGGCAACGGCCTGCAATTCGCGCTGGTCGGCAACGACCGCAAGGCGCTCGGCGACGCGGCGGTGAAGATCATCGCCCGGATGCAGGCCGATCCGCGCTTCCAGACGCCGCGGCTTTCCATCGACCCGACGCAGCCGCAGCTGGCGGTGGCGATCGACCGCGAGCGCGCCTCCGATCTCGGCATCGACATATCGGGTCTCGCCAACACCTTGCAGGCGATGCTCGACGGCAACGATGTCGTCGATGTCTACATCGCCGACCGCAGCTATGGCGTGAAGCTGGTCTCGACCACCAACCCGATCAATGATCCGACCGATCTGGAAAACATCTTCCTGAAGACCGCCGACGGCCGCTTCGTGCCAATGTCGACCATCGCCACGCTGACCGAGCGCGCCGTGCCGCCGTCGCTGACCCGCGAACAGCAGCAGCCTTCGGTGGCGATCACCTCGAACCTGAACGGCAATTTCGCACTGGGTGACGCGCTCGGCGTTGCCGAGCAGATCGCCGCCCCGCTGCTGCCGCCGGGCAGCCGCGTCCTGCCGCTGGCCGAAGCCGCGACGCTCGGCGAGACCAACAGCGCCATGATCACCATTTTCGGCTTCGCGCTGGTCATCATCCTCCTGGTGCTCGCCGCCCAGTTCGAAAGCTTCGTCAGCGCCGTCATCATCATGGCGACGGTCCCCCTCGGCCTTGCCTGCGCAATCTTTGCGCTGCTTTTGTCAGGCACCAGCCTCAATGCCTACAGCCAGATTGGCCTCGTGCTTCTGGTCGGCGTCATGGCCAAGAACGGCATCCTCATCGTCGAATTCGCCAACCAGCTGCGCGACCGCGGCCTCGGCGTGCGCGAGGCGATCGAGCAGGCCTCGATCATCCGCCTGCGGCCGGTGATGATGACGATGATCTGCACCATTCTCGGCGGGGTCCCGCTGGTGCTGGCCGCCGGCGCCGGTGCCGAAGCGCGCATCGCGCTCGGCTGGGTCATTGTCGGCGGGCTGGGTCTCGCCACCGTCTCGACGCTGTTCCTGACCCCGGTCGCCTACCTCCTGCTCGGCCGCTTCGTCACGCCGAAGACGCATGAGGAAGCGAGGCTGAAGCGGGAGCTTGAGGAAGCGGCGTACGCCAATGTCGAGCCGGCGGAGTAG
- a CDS encoding acyl-CoA dehydrogenase family protein has protein sequence MSDMNLGMTERLKPIHARVAAMVCDEIMPLDHEFLSEVGKGGDRWVYTARQTEILEGLKKTAKDRGLWNFWLTGSERGYGLSTVEYAYLAEEMGKAHLGAETFNCSAPDTGNMEVLERYGSEDHKQAWLAPLLEGKIRSAYLMTEPDVASSDATNIAMRCEKQGGDYVLNGEKWWASGAGDPRCAIYIVMVRTGEAETQHRRHSMILVPSGTKGVTKLRPMQVYGDDDAPHGHMHLRFDNVRVPAGNLILGEGRGFEIAQGRLGPGRIHHCMRAIGQAEMALELLCQRSVRREAFGQPLAKLGANFDIIAECRMEIEMARLLCLKAAWMIDQGDARAAAPWISQIKVIAPRVALKVTDEAVQMFGAQGISQDTPLARSWTHLRTLRLADGPDAVHRRQVARTELRKYTQEKV, from the coding sequence ATGAGCGACATGAATCTCGGCATGACCGAGCGGCTGAAGCCGATCCACGCCCGTGTCGCCGCCATGGTGTGCGACGAGATCATGCCGCTCGATCATGAGTTTTTGAGCGAGGTCGGCAAGGGCGGCGACCGCTGGGTCTACACCGCGCGGCAGACCGAGATCCTCGAAGGGTTGAAGAAAACGGCCAAGGATCGCGGCCTGTGGAATTTCTGGCTGACCGGCTCCGAGCGCGGCTATGGGCTGTCAACCGTCGAATATGCCTATCTCGCCGAGGAGATGGGCAAGGCGCATCTCGGCGCGGAGACCTTCAATTGCTCGGCGCCCGACACCGGCAATATGGAGGTGCTGGAGCGCTATGGCTCGGAGGACCACAAGCAGGCATGGCTGGCGCCGCTGCTCGAGGGGAAAATCCGCTCGGCCTATCTGATGACGGAGCCGGATGTCGCCTCCTCCGACGCCACCAACATCGCCATGCGCTGCGAAAAGCAAGGCGGCGACTATGTACTCAACGGCGAGAAATGGTGGGCGTCGGGGGCCGGGGACCCCCGCTGCGCCATCTACATTGTCATGGTTCGCACCGGCGAAGCCGAGACGCAGCACCGCCGCCATTCGATGATCCTGGTGCCGTCCGGTACCAAGGGCGTGACCAAGCTGCGGCCGATGCAGGTCTATGGCGATGACGACGCGCCACACGGCCACATGCATCTTCGCTTCGACAATGTCAGGGTGCCGGCGGGAAACCTGATCCTCGGCGAGGGCAGGGGGTTCGAGATCGCGCAGGGGCGGCTCGGCCCCGGCCGCATCCACCATTGCATGCGCGCCATCGGCCAGGCCGAAATGGCGCTGGAGCTGCTGTGCCAGCGCTCGGTGCGCCGCGAGGCCTTCGGCCAGCCGTTGGCCAAGCTCGGCGCCAATTTCGACATCATCGCCGAGTGCCGCATGGAGATCGAGATGGCGCGGCTGCTCTGCCTCAAGGCGGCGTGGATGATCGACCAGGGCGATGCGCGCGCAGCCGCGCCCTGGATCAGCCAGATCAAGGTCATCGCACCGCGCGTCGCGCTCAAGGTCACCGACGAGGCGGTGCAGATGTTCGGGGCGCAAGGCATCAGCCAGGACACGCCGCTGGCGCGCTCGTGGACGCATTTGCGAACCCTGCGCCTTGCCGACGGGCCGGACGCGGTGCACCGCCGGCAGGTGGCGCGTACGGAGCTCAGGAAATACACGCAGGAAAAGGTCTGA
- a CDS encoding zinc-binding dehydrogenase, with product MPTGRTRCTAGRWRVRSSGNTRRKRSELMKAIIARDFAPLGQLVHADNLKELVGWHLAGKVRPVIEGTYPLADAATVVTRVLGRGASGKLILKL from the coding sequence TTGCCGACGGGCCGGACGCGGTGCACCGCCGGCAGGTGGCGCGTACGGAGCTCAGGAAATACACGCAGGAAAAGGTCTGAGCTGATGAAGGCCATTATCGCCCGCGATTTCGCGCCGCTCGGCCAGCTCGTCCATGCCGACAATCTGAAGGAACTGGTCGGCTGGCATCTCGCCGGCAAGGTTCGGCCGGTCATCGAAGGCACTTATCCGCTGGCCGATGCCGCCACCGTGGTGACGCGCGTGCTTGGCCGTGGCGCATCCGGCAAGCTCATACTCAAACTGTAA
- a CDS encoding SDR family oxidoreductase, with amino-acid sequence MSYLDELFSVVGKTALVTGAATGIGRMVATALVQAGATVMIASRKGEDCIKVAAELNGLGGSGSAEGFAGDVSSEAGIAALVSEVKARTEKLHILVNNAGISWGASLEDFPYSGWAKVFAVNVTAVFHLTRELLPLLEAAASDADPARVINLGSVMGTQPLADDAYSYTASKGAVHHLTRTLAIELAARRITVNAFAPGPFQSRMTAFATGTDEKARHVGSHVPIGRIGVADDIGGATLYLCSRAGSYVTGAILPIDGGQSVQHGLTLFKE; translated from the coding sequence ATGAGCTATCTCGACGAGCTGTTCTCAGTGGTCGGCAAGACCGCGCTCGTGACGGGAGCCGCGACCGGCATCGGCCGCATGGTGGCGACCGCTTTGGTCCAAGCCGGCGCCACCGTGATGATCGCTTCGCGCAAGGGCGAGGATTGCATCAAGGTCGCCGCTGAGTTGAACGGGCTCGGCGGCTCCGGCAGTGCCGAAGGCTTCGCCGGTGACGTCTCGAGCGAAGCAGGCATTGCCGCGCTGGTCAGCGAGGTCAAGGCGCGCACCGAGAAGCTGCACATCCTCGTCAACAATGCCGGCATATCCTGGGGCGCCTCGCTGGAGGATTTTCCCTATAGCGGCTGGGCCAAGGTGTTCGCCGTCAACGTCACCGCCGTCTTTCATCTGACGCGCGAATTGCTGCCGCTGCTGGAAGCCGCGGCCAGCGATGCCGATCCGGCCCGCGTCATCAATCTGGGCTCGGTGATGGGCACGCAGCCGCTGGCCGACGACGCCTATTCCTATACCGCGTCCAAGGGCGCCGTTCACCACCTGACGCGCACGCTGGCGATCGAACTCGCGGCGCGGCGCATCACCGTCAACGCCTTCGCGCCCGGTCCCTTCCAGAGCCGGATGACCGCCTTTGCCACGGGCACCGACGAAAAGGCCAGACATGTCGGCAGCCATGTCCCCATCGGCCGTATCGGCGTGGCGGATGACATCGGCGGCGCAACGCTCTATTTGTGCAGCCGTGCCGGTTCCTATGTCACCGGCGCCATCCTGCCGATCGACGGCGGGCAGTCGGTGCAGCATGGGCTGACACTGTTCAAGGAATGA